Proteins found in one Siniperca chuatsi isolate FFG_IHB_CAS linkage group LG22, ASM2008510v1, whole genome shotgun sequence genomic segment:
- the LOC122870557 gene encoding carboxypeptidase Z-like isoform X2, whose amino-acid sequence MRIMLLILLQLLVLASCAPRRCDPGFRGQCKPTVEEKPKCTDVLLSYCDDMAYTQTMFPNILGHKTREDAEAGAEYLLMSVAETLLGGECNPEIRMLGCSVLAPRCEKEKVLKPCRATCEAVRKRCSHAFEAIEMAWPYFLDCDRFFVSDQEGCYDPLEGLREQDVEAIDSMEILAPEEPATTIQFTYHSNAQMISILKKTEERCTDIARTYSIGRSMEGREMLVIEFSNNPGEHELLEPEIKYIGNMHGNEVLGRQLLIYLAQYLCSEYLLGNERIQTLINTTRIHILPSMNPDGYEVAVSGVQDNNYGDEDEGQRRDSWNIGRNNAQNIDLNRNFPDLTSIVYNRRRQKGYRTDHIPIPDYYWFGKVAPETYAVMKWIRSVPFVLSANFHGGDLVVSYPYDLSKHPLERNMFSPTPDDQVFKLLARTYANSHESMTNENAQCGSSRTNSQKGIINGAQWSSLAGSMQDFNYLHTNCFEVTVELGCEKFPPEEELFIGWHENHEALITFMEAAHRGIKGIVKDEEGNAMKGVRISVRGIRHDITTAENGEYWRLLTPGIHIVTASAPGYTRAMKKVHLPPHMHTAGRVDFVLQKASLEPDMQEEDDTIPSMGTYDRFDPYNQYERYTLMADLSQNREERAEKPWWWNYFVLPGGPAPTWLLKHY is encoded by the exons ATGCGCATCATGCTGCTGATCCTGCTGCAGTTGTTGGTCCTTGCTTCGTGTGCTCCTCGACGGTGTGACCCAGGCTTTCGGG GACAGTGCAAGCCAACAGTGGAAGAAAAAC ccAAATGCACAGATGTGTTGCTATCCTACTGCGACGACATGGCCTACACTCAGACCATGTTCCCAAACATCCTCGGCCACAAGACCCGCGAAGACGCCGAGGCTGGCGCCGAGTACCTCCTCATGAGCGTGGCTGAGACTCTGCTCGGGGGAGAGTGCAACCCTGAAATCCGCATGCTGGGCTGCTCTGTGTTGGCTCCACGCTGCGAGAAGGAGAAGGTGCTGAAGCCCTGTCGCGCCACCTGTGAGGCGGTGCGTAAAAGATGCAGCCACGCTTTCGAGGCGATAGAGATGGCTTGGCCCTACTTCCTGGACTGTGATCGCTTCTTTGTCAGTGACCAAGAGGGATGTTATGACCCCCTGGAGGGCCTCAGAG AGCAGGATGTAGAAGCCATTGACAGCATGGAAATCCTTGCTCCTGAGGAGCCCGCTACCACGATACAGTTCACCTACCACTCCAACGCCCAGATGATCAGTATCTTGAAGAAAACTGAGGAACGATGCACCGACATAGCGAGAACCTACAGCATCGGCCGCAGTATGGAGGGCAGGGAGATGCTCGTGATCGAGTTCTCAAACAACCCCGGCGAACATGAACTGC TTGAGCCAGAGATAAAGTACATCGGCAACATGCATGGAAATGAAGTCCTGGGCCGCCAGCTGCTGATCTACTTGGCTCAGTACCTGTGCTCAGAGTATCTGCTGGGGAACGAGCGCATCCAGACCCTCATCAACACCACCCGCATCCACATTCTGCCCTCCATGAACCCTGACGGATACGAGGTGGCTGTTTCTGGAGTCCAGGACAATAACTACGGTGATGAGGACGAG GGTCAAAGACGTGATTCTTGGAACATCGGCAGAAACAATGCTCAGAACATCGACCTGAACAGAAACTTCCCAGATTTGACGTCCATTGTTTACAACCGACGCAGACAAAAGGGCTACCGCACCGACCACATCCCAATCCCAGACTATTACTGGTTTGGTAAG GTTGCACCAGAGACTTACGCTGTCATGAAATGGATTCGCTCTGTGCCGTTTGTGCTCTCCGCTAACTTCCATGGCGGAGACCTGGTGGTGTCCTACCCCTACGACCTGTCCAAACACCCGCTGGAGCGTAACATGTTCTCCCCAACACCGGACGATCAG GTTTTCAAGCTTCTTGCAAGAACATACGCAAATTCCCACGAATCAATGACCAATGAAAATGCCCAGTGTGGATCATCTCGTACTAACAGTCAAAAGGGAATCATTAATGGCGCACAGTGGTCCAGCTTAGCAGGCA GCATGCAAGACTTCAACTATCTTCACACCAACTGTTTTGAGGTGACTGTGGAGCTGGGTTGTGAGAAATTCCCACCTGAAGAGGAATTGTTTATCGGCTGGCATGAAAACCATGAGGCTTTAATCACATTTATGGAAGCA GCCCATCGAGGCATCAAAGGCATTGTAAAAGACGAGGAGGGAAATGCAATGAAAGGTGTGCGGATATCAGTCAGAGGAATACGGCATGACATTACCACAG CTGAAAACGGAGAATACTGGCGCCTCCTCACCCCTGGCATCCACATCGTGACCGCCTCGGCCCCAGGCTACACCAGAGCTATGAAGAAAGTCCACCTGCCtcctcacatgcacacagcaggCCGAGTGGACTTTGTGCTGCAGAAAGCTTCTCTAGAGCCTGACATGCAAGAAGAGGATGACACTATCCCGTCTATGGGCACCTATGACCGCTTTGACCCTTACAATCAGTACGAGCGCTACACCCTGATGGCTGATTTGAGCCAGAACCGcgaggagagagcagagaagcCCTGGTGGTGGAACTACTTTGTCCTGCCGGGAGGACCTGCGCCAACCTGGCTGCTCAAACACTATTAG
- the LOC122870611 gene encoding G-protein coupled receptor 26-like codes for MDFAEIIFALFIVVVAVVSLLSNLLVLLCFVHSTEIRRQVPGVFTMNLSFCNILITVLNMPATLVGIIRNQQPFGDCVCHTVSFLETFLTANTMLSMAALSIDRWIAVVFPLSYSTKMRYKDALIMVCYSWLHSFTFSLTALLFSWVDYSDVYASCTLQPSEEGSDRIKFTIFTVVFHATSFMLSLLILCFTYLKVLKVARFHCKRIDIITMQTLFLLVDIHPSVKQRCLAEQKSRKQRATKKISIFIGSFIICFAPYVITRLAELLPFVDINRHWGIISKCLTYSKAASDPFAYSLLRQQYKKVLVTVVNRLLRRDLYPSSGHNSSLDTENDYCLQRIS; via the exons ATGGACTTTGCTGAAATCATTTTCGCTTTGTTCATCGTCGTGGTCGCGGTCGTCTCGCTGTTGTCAAACTTGTTGGTGCTGCTATGTTTCGTCCACAGCACCGAGATACGCCGACAGGTGCCCGGTGTTTTCACCATGAACTTGTCCTTCTGCAACATACTCATCACCGTTTTGAACATGCCGGCCACTTTGGTGGGGATTATCAGGAACCAGCAGCCTTTTGGGGATTGCGTTTGCCACACGGTGAGCTTTCTGGAGACTTTTCTGACCGCAAACACCATGCTGAGCATGGCAGCCCTCAGCATAGACCGGTGGATAGCGGTGGTCTTCCCGCTCAGTTACTCCACTAAAATGCGCTACAAGGACGCGCTGATCATGGTGTGCTACTCCTGGCTCCACTCCTTCACCTTCTCCCTGACGGCGCTGCTCTTCTCCTGGGTCGACTACAGCGACGTTTACGCGTCCTGCACCTTGCAGCCGAGCGAGGAAGGCAGCGACAGGATTAAGTTCACAATTTTCACCGTCGTTTTCCACGCCACTAGTTTCATGCTCTCCCTGCTCATCTTGTGCTTCACCTACCTGAAGGTGTTGAAAGTCGCCAGGTTTCATTGCAAGAGGATTGACATTATCACCATGCAGACTCTTTTCCTACTGGTCGACATTCACCCAAG cgTGAAACAAAGATGTTTAGCTGAGCAAAAGAGCAGAAAGCAGAGAGCCACAAAGAAGATCAGCATCTTCATCGGCTCATTCATCATCTGCTTTGCTCCTTATGTAATTACAAG GTTGGCCGAGCTTTTACCCTTCGTGGACATCAACCGCCACTGGGGAATCATCAGTAAGTGCCTGACATACAGCAAGGCTGCGTCTGACCCCTTCGCCTACTCCCTCCTTCGTCAGCAGTACAAGAAAGTCCTGGTTACTGTCGTCAACAGGCTGCTCCGCCGCGACCTGTACCCTTCATCTGGCCATAACAGCTCTTTAGACACAGAGAACGACTACTGTCTCCAGAGGATCAGCTAA
- the LOC122870557 gene encoding carboxypeptidase Z-like isoform X1 has translation MRIMLLILLQLLVLASCAPRRCDPGFRGQCKPTVEEKPKCTDVLLSYCDDMAYTQTMFPNILGHKTREDAEAGAEYLLMSVAETLLGGECNPEIRMLGCSVLAPRCEKEKVLKPCRATCEAVRKRCSHAFEAIEMAWPYFLDCDRFFVSDQEGCYDPLEGLRAEQDVEAIDSMEILAPEEPATTIQFTYHSNAQMISILKKTEERCTDIARTYSIGRSMEGREMLVIEFSNNPGEHELLEPEIKYIGNMHGNEVLGRQLLIYLAQYLCSEYLLGNERIQTLINTTRIHILPSMNPDGYEVAVSGVQDNNYGDEDEGQRRDSWNIGRNNAQNIDLNRNFPDLTSIVYNRRRQKGYRTDHIPIPDYYWFGKVAPETYAVMKWIRSVPFVLSANFHGGDLVVSYPYDLSKHPLERNMFSPTPDDQVFKLLARTYANSHESMTNENAQCGSSRTNSQKGIINGAQWSSLAGSMQDFNYLHTNCFEVTVELGCEKFPPEEELFIGWHENHEALITFMEAAHRGIKGIVKDEEGNAMKGVRISVRGIRHDITTAENGEYWRLLTPGIHIVTASAPGYTRAMKKVHLPPHMHTAGRVDFVLQKASLEPDMQEEDDTIPSMGTYDRFDPYNQYERYTLMADLSQNREERAEKPWWWNYFVLPGGPAPTWLLKHY, from the exons ATGCGCATCATGCTGCTGATCCTGCTGCAGTTGTTGGTCCTTGCTTCGTGTGCTCCTCGACGGTGTGACCCAGGCTTTCGGG GACAGTGCAAGCCAACAGTGGAAGAAAAAC ccAAATGCACAGATGTGTTGCTATCCTACTGCGACGACATGGCCTACACTCAGACCATGTTCCCAAACATCCTCGGCCACAAGACCCGCGAAGACGCCGAGGCTGGCGCCGAGTACCTCCTCATGAGCGTGGCTGAGACTCTGCTCGGGGGAGAGTGCAACCCTGAAATCCGCATGCTGGGCTGCTCTGTGTTGGCTCCACGCTGCGAGAAGGAGAAGGTGCTGAAGCCCTGTCGCGCCACCTGTGAGGCGGTGCGTAAAAGATGCAGCCACGCTTTCGAGGCGATAGAGATGGCTTGGCCCTACTTCCTGGACTGTGATCGCTTCTTTGTCAGTGACCAAGAGGGATGTTATGACCCCCTGGAGGGCCTCAGAG cAGAGCAGGATGTAGAAGCCATTGACAGCATGGAAATCCTTGCTCCTGAGGAGCCCGCTACCACGATACAGTTCACCTACCACTCCAACGCCCAGATGATCAGTATCTTGAAGAAAACTGAGGAACGATGCACCGACATAGCGAGAACCTACAGCATCGGCCGCAGTATGGAGGGCAGGGAGATGCTCGTGATCGAGTTCTCAAACAACCCCGGCGAACATGAACTGC TTGAGCCAGAGATAAAGTACATCGGCAACATGCATGGAAATGAAGTCCTGGGCCGCCAGCTGCTGATCTACTTGGCTCAGTACCTGTGCTCAGAGTATCTGCTGGGGAACGAGCGCATCCAGACCCTCATCAACACCACCCGCATCCACATTCTGCCCTCCATGAACCCTGACGGATACGAGGTGGCTGTTTCTGGAGTCCAGGACAATAACTACGGTGATGAGGACGAG GGTCAAAGACGTGATTCTTGGAACATCGGCAGAAACAATGCTCAGAACATCGACCTGAACAGAAACTTCCCAGATTTGACGTCCATTGTTTACAACCGACGCAGACAAAAGGGCTACCGCACCGACCACATCCCAATCCCAGACTATTACTGGTTTGGTAAG GTTGCACCAGAGACTTACGCTGTCATGAAATGGATTCGCTCTGTGCCGTTTGTGCTCTCCGCTAACTTCCATGGCGGAGACCTGGTGGTGTCCTACCCCTACGACCTGTCCAAACACCCGCTGGAGCGTAACATGTTCTCCCCAACACCGGACGATCAG GTTTTCAAGCTTCTTGCAAGAACATACGCAAATTCCCACGAATCAATGACCAATGAAAATGCCCAGTGTGGATCATCTCGTACTAACAGTCAAAAGGGAATCATTAATGGCGCACAGTGGTCCAGCTTAGCAGGCA GCATGCAAGACTTCAACTATCTTCACACCAACTGTTTTGAGGTGACTGTGGAGCTGGGTTGTGAGAAATTCCCACCTGAAGAGGAATTGTTTATCGGCTGGCATGAAAACCATGAGGCTTTAATCACATTTATGGAAGCA GCCCATCGAGGCATCAAAGGCATTGTAAAAGACGAGGAGGGAAATGCAATGAAAGGTGTGCGGATATCAGTCAGAGGAATACGGCATGACATTACCACAG CTGAAAACGGAGAATACTGGCGCCTCCTCACCCCTGGCATCCACATCGTGACCGCCTCGGCCCCAGGCTACACCAGAGCTATGAAGAAAGTCCACCTGCCtcctcacatgcacacagcaggCCGAGTGGACTTTGTGCTGCAGAAAGCTTCTCTAGAGCCTGACATGCAAGAAGAGGATGACACTATCCCGTCTATGGGCACCTATGACCGCTTTGACCCTTACAATCAGTACGAGCGCTACACCCTGATGGCTGATTTGAGCCAGAACCGcgaggagagagcagagaagcCCTGGTGGTGGAACTACTTTGTCCTGCCGGGAGGACCTGCGCCAACCTGGCTGCTCAAACACTATTAG